Proteins encoded by one window of Polaribacter haliotis:
- the rocD gene encoding ornithine--oxo-acid transaminase — protein MAVLDKLTSQEAIELENKYGAHNYHPLPVVLSRGEGVYVWDVEGKKYYDFLSAYSAVNQGHCHPKIVDAMTNQAKTLSLTSRAFYNDMLGRYEKFATEYFGFDKLLPMNTGAEAVETALKIARKWAYEVKGIDENKAQIIVCENNFHGRTTTIISFSNDPVARKNFGPYTKGFIKIEYDNLQELQETLESSNNIAAFLVEPIQGEAGVYVPSDGYLAAAKKMCEDHNVLFIADEVQTGIARTGRLLATCGNCSCPEKNCSGTPEIKPDVLILGKALSGGAYPVSAVLANDSVMNVIRPGNHGSTFGGNPIAAAVAMAALEVVADEKLAINADKLGKIFRAELTEFCKNNHLVESVRGRGLLNAILINDSEDSSTAWDICIKLRDNGLLAKPTHGNIIRFAPPLVMTEEQLMDCISIIKKTISEF, from the coding sequence ATGGCTGTTTTAGACAAATTAACTTCGCAAGAAGCAATCGAATTAGAGAACAAATATGGTGCGCACAACTATCATCCACTTCCTGTGGTTTTGAGTAGAGGAGAAGGCGTGTATGTTTGGGATGTGGAAGGAAAAAAGTATTACGATTTTTTATCGGCTTATTCTGCTGTAAATCAAGGGCATTGTCATCCGAAAATTGTAGATGCAATGACGAATCAAGCAAAAACGTTGAGTTTAACTTCGCGTGCATTTTATAATGATATGCTTGGTAGATACGAAAAATTTGCAACTGAATATTTTGGTTTCGACAAATTATTACCAATGAATACTGGTGCAGAAGCTGTGGAAACTGCTTTAAAAATTGCCAGAAAATGGGCGTATGAAGTAAAAGGAATTGATGAAAATAAAGCACAAATTATTGTTTGTGAGAATAATTTTCATGGTAGAACAACTACAATAATATCATTTTCTAACGACCCTGTGGCTCGTAAAAACTTTGGTCCTTATACTAAAGGTTTTATAAAAATTGAATATGATAATTTACAAGAATTACAAGAAACGTTAGAAAGTAGTAACAATATTGCTGCATTTTTGGTGGAACCAATTCAAGGTGAAGCTGGTGTTTATGTTCCTTCTGATGGTTATTTAGCGGCCGCAAAGAAAATGTGTGAAGACCACAACGTTTTATTTATTGCAGATGAAGTACAAACTGGAATTGCAAGAACAGGTCGTTTATTAGCGACTTGTGGAAATTGTTCTTGTCCAGAGAAAAATTGTTCTGGAACTCCAGAAATAAAACCAGATGTTTTAATTCTTGGAAAAGCACTTTCTGGTGGAGCATATCCTGTTTCTGCGGTTTTAGCAAATGACAGTGTTATGAATGTGATTCGTCCTGGAAATCATGGTTCTACTTTTGGAGGAAACCCAATTGCTGCTGCTGTTGCAATGGCTGCTTTAGAAGTTGTTGCTGATGAAAAATTAGCAATTAATGCTGATAAATTAGGTAAAATTTTTAGAGCTGAATTAACGGAATTCTGTAAAAACAATCATTTAGTAGAATCTGTAAGAGGTAGAGGATTGTTAAATGCAATTTTAATTAACGATTCTGAAGACAGTTCTACTGCTTGGGATATTTGTATTAAATTACGTGATAACGGATTATTAGCAAAACCAACCCATGGAAATATTATTCGTTTTGCGCCACCTTTAGTAATGACTGAAGAACAATTAATGGATTGTATTTCTATAATTAAGAAAACAATTTCTGAATTTTAG
- a CDS encoding PLP-dependent cysteine synthase family protein, with protein sequence MIKNKGINNSILELVGETPLIKLQKITKNLKGSYFAKVEAFNPGHSSKDRIALHIINDAEKKGILKKGATIVETTSGNTGFSLAMISIVKGYKCILAVSDKSSQDKIDLLKTMGAEVHVCPANVPADDPRSYYEVAKTIHKKTKNSVYINQYFNELNIEAHYRTTGPEIWEQTAGKITHLVAASGTGGTISGVGKYLKEQNSTIKILGVDAIGSVLKKFHETGEFDTNEIKPYKIEGLGKTLIPTATDFDVIDVYEKVSDKDAAFAARELVKTEGLFCGYTSGAVIQATKQYNTLEIFDENSFVVLIFPDHGSRYQNKIYNDSWMEEQGFL encoded by the coding sequence ATGATTAAAAATAAAGGAATTAATAATAGCATTTTAGAATTAGTTGGAGAAACGCCATTAATTAAACTTCAAAAAATTACAAAGAATTTAAAAGGTTCTTATTTTGCGAAAGTAGAAGCTTTTAATCCTGGTCATTCATCAAAAGACAGAATTGCTTTGCATATTATTAATGATGCAGAAAAAAAAGGAATTCTTAAAAAAGGAGCAACTATTGTAGAAACTACTTCAGGAAATACTGGTTTTAGTTTAGCAATGATAAGTATTGTAAAAGGGTACAAATGTATTTTAGCTGTAAGTGATAAATCTTCACAAGATAAAATAGATTTATTAAAAACAATGGGAGCAGAAGTGCATGTTTGTCCTGCAAATGTTCCTGCAGACGACCCAAGATCTTATTACGAAGTGGCTAAAACGATTCATAAGAAAACTAAGAACTCTGTGTATATCAATCAGTATTTTAATGAATTAAATATTGAAGCACATTACAGAACTACAGGGCCAGAAATTTGGGAACAAACAGCTGGTAAAATTACACATTTAGTAGCCGCAAGTGGAACAGGAGGCACAATTTCTGGAGTAGGAAAATACCTAAAAGAGCAAAACTCAACTATTAAAATTTTAGGCGTAGATGCGATTGGTTCTGTATTAAAGAAGTTCCACGAAACAGGAGAATTCGATACTAATGAAATAAAACCTTATAAAATTGAAGGTTTAGGAAAAACATTAATTCCTACAGCAACAGATTTTGACGTGATTGATGTTTACGAAAAAGTATCTGATAAAGATGCTGCTTTTGCAGCAAGAGAATTGGTGAAAACAGAAGGCCTTTTTTGTGGATATACTTCTGGTGCTGTTATTCAAGCCACCAAACAATATAATACCTTAGAAATTTTCGACGAAAATAGTTTTGTGGTTTTAATCTTTCCTGATCATGGTTCTCGTTATCAAAATAAAATTTACAACGATTCTTGGATGGAAGAACAAGGTTTTTTATAA
- a CDS encoding S9 family peptidase: MKNTDAKAPIAYKQPTTLEKHGDVRIDNYFWMRLSDKQKLTEVNDKQTQKVIDYLEEENAYYDKITAYTKKFEAELFEEMKGRIKEDDSSVPYKDNGYFYITRYEKGMQYPIYSRKKGNLEAEEQVMFNVNEMAKEYDYYQLGGLNISNDNKLAVFATDTVSRRQYFLRVKNLETGEIYKDIIDNTTGGSVWANDNKTFFYTKKDPVTLRSSKVYRHVLGTSALEDVEVYHEEDETFGTYVTKSKSNKYIIVGSYSTVSTEAQFLDADKPTSSLQMLQPRERDLEYSVAHFGDDFYLLTNKDGATNFKLMKTPVSKTEKENWVDVIPHREDTLLEDFSIFKNFLVLEERNNGLNKVRIKRWDAKEDYYLPFDEETYSTSVYANPDFDTNIIRYSYNSFTTPASVIDFNMDDKSKEIKKEQEVLGGKFNKENYKSKRVWATARDGKKVAISLVYHKDTELNAETPLLQYAYGSYGYTIPDGFSTTRLSLLDRGFVYALAHIRGSQYLGREWYEDGKMLNKKNTFNDFVDCSKYLIKNNYTSPKHLYAMGGSAGGLLMGAVVNMNPELYNGIIAAVPFVDVISTMIDDSIPLTTGEYDEWGNPNDKEYYDYIKSYSPYDQVEAKTYPNILVTTGFHDSQVQYWEPAKWVAKLRELKTDNNLLMLRTNMEAGHGGASGRFDALKETAKDYTFFLALENKLDVELIKP; encoded by the coding sequence ATGAAGAATACAGATGCAAAAGCACCTATAGCATACAAACAACCAACTACTTTAGAAAAACACGGAGATGTAAGAATCGATAATTATTTTTGGATGCGTTTGTCCGATAAACAAAAATTAACGGAAGTTAACGATAAACAAACTCAGAAAGTAATCGATTATTTAGAAGAAGAAAATGCTTATTACGATAAAATTACAGCATATACCAAAAAATTCGAAGCGGAATTATTCGAAGAAATGAAAGGTAGAATTAAAGAAGACGATTCTTCTGTACCTTATAAAGACAATGGTTATTTTTACATTACACGCTATGAAAAAGGAATGCAATATCCTATTTATAGTAGAAAAAAAGGCAATTTAGAAGCAGAAGAACAAGTAATGTTCAACGTAAACGAAATGGCAAAAGAATATGATTATTATCAATTAGGAGGTTTAAATATTTCGAATGATAATAAATTGGCCGTTTTTGCAACTGATACAGTTAGTAGAAGACAGTATTTTTTACGCGTAAAAAACTTAGAAACTGGCGAAATTTATAAAGATATTATAGATAATACAACTGGAGGTTCTGTTTGGGCGAACGATAATAAAACGTTTTTTTATACCAAAAAAGATCCAGTAACTTTAAGAAGTTCTAAGGTTTACAGACATGTTTTAGGAACATCAGCTTTGGAAGATGTAGAAGTGTATCATGAAGAAGATGAAACTTTTGGAACCTATGTAACAAAATCAAAATCAAATAAATACATAATTGTAGGTTCTTACAGCACAGTTTCTACAGAGGCTCAGTTTTTAGATGCAGATAAACCAACAAGTAGCTTGCAAATGTTGCAACCTCGTGAACGTGATTTGGAATATAGTGTGGCACATTTTGGAGACGATTTTTATTTATTAACGAATAAAGATGGCGCAACCAATTTTAAATTGATGAAAACACCCGTTTCTAAAACTGAGAAAGAGAATTGGGTTGATGTAATTCCACATAGAGAAGATACTTTATTGGAAGATTTTTCCATATTTAAAAACTTTTTAGTTTTGGAAGAGCGTAATAACGGTTTGAATAAAGTCCGTATAAAACGTTGGGACGCAAAAGAAGATTATTATTTACCTTTTGATGAAGAAACGTATTCCACAAGTGTATATGCGAACCCAGATTTCGATACAAATATTATTCGTTATTCTTACAATTCTTTTACAACACCAGCTTCTGTAATCGATTTTAATATGGATGATAAATCTAAAGAAATAAAAAAAGAACAAGAAGTTTTAGGAGGAAAGTTCAACAAAGAAAACTATAAAAGTAAACGAGTTTGGGCAACTGCAAGAGATGGAAAGAAAGTTGCCATTTCTTTGGTGTATCATAAAGATACCGAATTAAATGCAGAAACACCATTATTACAATATGCCTACGGTTCTTACGGATATACAATTCCTGATGGATTTTCCACAACACGTTTAAGTCTTTTAGACAGAGGTTTTGTATATGCTTTGGCTCATATTCGTGGAAGTCAGTATTTAGGAAGAGAATGGTATGAAGATGGAAAAATGCTAAATAAAAAGAACACTTTTAACGATTTTGTAGATTGTTCTAAATATTTAATTAAAAATAATTATACGTCACCAAAACATTTATATGCAATGGGTGGTTCTGCTGGTGGTTTATTAATGGGCGCTGTTGTAAACATGAATCCTGAATTGTATAATGGAATTATTGCTGCTGTACCTTTTGTGGATGTAATTTCTACAATGATAGACGATTCGATTCCTTTAACGACAGGAGAATATGACGAATGGGGAAACCCGAATGATAAAGAATATTACGATTATATAAAATCGTATTCTCCTTACGATCAAGTGGAAGCTAAAACATATCCAAATATTTTGGTAACTACTGGTTTTCACGATTCTCAAGTGCAATATTGGGAGCCTGCAAAATGGGTTGCAAAACTTCGTGAATTAAAAACGGATAATAATTTATTAATGCTAAGAACAAATATGGAAGCTGGTCATGGAGGTGCTTCAGGACGTTTTGATGCTTTAAAAGAAACGGCTAAAGATTATACGTTTTTCTTGGCATTAGAAAACAAATTAGACGTAGAACTAATTAAGCCTTAA
- the rlmD gene encoding 23S rRNA (uracil(1939)-C(5))-methyltransferase RlmD, with protein sequence MPRRERNKFVKKNQVLELKIEDYAFGGKGIARIHSEEGSFVVFVPNTLPGQLVKAQISKSSKNYAEAKLIDVLEPSEDEVEVEFQDIPGAPYIQLPIELQHKYKKESTLSLFKRIGKVENIEDLFDEFVTSPNVFHYRNKMEYGFSAIGYDRINKTDKDEFTLGFKRRGVWWMGDNLEKDSGLFDKQMEDNLKNIRNYCIETGLDPWHGPKKEGFFRYFVVRKSFKTDELLCNLVTTSPDLDKFDLQKFANFLKDIFGERLAGLLHTINDETGDRTIATSGSLELVYGKDKIVEELLGLNFEISMKSFFQTNPKCAEKLYNKVVEYVLEDKSKVDNTVVMDLFCGTGTIGQIVASKSDNAKIVGVDIVASAIADAKKNAKRNNIEGLKFFAADVGKFLIAHPEYQNKIKTIILDPARAGIAPKTLQKIINLNADRMVYVSCNPATQARDTELLREAGYLIKKISLVDQFPHTSHIETVVLFEKS encoded by the coding sequence ATGCCACGTAGAGAACGCAACAAATTTGTAAAAAAGAATCAAGTTTTAGAATTAAAAATTGAAGATTACGCTTTCGGAGGAAAAGGAATTGCCAGAATTCATTCCGAAGAAGGAAGTTTTGTAGTATTTGTTCCTAACACATTACCTGGACAATTGGTAAAAGCACAAATTAGCAAATCCAGTAAAAACTACGCAGAAGCTAAATTAATTGATGTTTTAGAACCATCTGAAGACGAAGTAGAAGTGGAATTTCAAGACATTCCTGGAGCGCCTTACATTCAATTACCAATCGAGCTTCAACATAAATATAAAAAAGAAAGTACCTTATCTTTATTCAAAAGAATAGGAAAAGTAGAAAATATAGAAGATTTATTCGACGAATTTGTAACCTCGCCAAACGTATTTCATTACAGAAATAAAATGGAATATGGTTTTTCTGCAATTGGTTACGACAGAATCAACAAAACCGATAAAGACGAGTTTACTTTAGGTTTTAAAAGACGTGGTGTTTGGTGGATGGGAGATAATTTAGAGAAAGATTCTGGTTTGTTCGACAAACAAATGGAAGACAATCTAAAAAACATCAGAAACTATTGTATAGAAACTGGTTTAGATCCTTGGCATGGACCAAAAAAAGAAGGTTTCTTCAGATATTTTGTAGTTCGTAAATCTTTTAAAACAGACGAGTTATTATGTAATTTAGTAACAACTTCTCCTGATTTGGATAAGTTCGATTTACAAAAATTCGCAAATTTCCTAAAAGATATTTTTGGAGAACGTTTAGCTGGACTTTTACACACAATTAACGACGAAACTGGCGACAGAACAATCGCAACTTCTGGAAGTTTAGAATTAGTCTATGGAAAAGATAAAATTGTAGAAGAATTATTAGGTTTAAACTTTGAAATCAGCATGAAAAGCTTTTTTCAAACGAACCCAAAATGTGCAGAAAAACTCTACAATAAAGTTGTAGAATATGTTTTAGAAGACAAGTCTAAAGTAGACAATACTGTGGTTATGGATTTATTCTGTGGTACAGGAACAATAGGCCAAATTGTAGCTTCTAAAAGTGATAATGCAAAAATAGTTGGTGTAGATATTGTAGCTTCCGCAATTGCAGACGCAAAGAAAAATGCCAAAAGAAATAATATTGAAGGTTTAAAATTCTTTGCAGCAGATGTTGGTAAATTTTTAATTGCGCATCCTGAATATCAAAATAAAATAAAAACCATTATTTTGGATCCTGCAAGAGCAGGAATTGCACCAAAAACATTGCAGAAAATAATCAACTTAAATGCAGATAGAATGGTGTATGTTTCTTGTAATCCTGCAACACAGGCAAGAGATACAGAATTATTGAGAGAAGCTGGTTATTTAATTAAAAAGATTAGTTTGGTAGATCAGTTTCCACATACAAGTCATATTGAGACTGTGGTACTTTTTGAAAAGAGTTAA
- a CDS encoding aminotransferase class I/II-fold pyridoxal phosphate-dependent enzyme, which produces MAVDLFDRIIKDKGPLGKWAEQAEGYYVFPKLEGPISNRMSFNGKKVVTWSINDYLGLANHPEVLKVDGAAAAAHGMAYPMGARMMSGHTKFHEQLEVECAEFVEKEASYLVNFGYQGMVSAIDALVSKDDIIVYDMDTHACIIDGVRLHAGKRFVYRHNDMESFEKNIKRAARMAEKTGGGILVISEGVFGMRGEQGRLKEIVAFKKEYNFRLLVDDAHGFGTLGKDGKGTGVEQGVQEEIDVYFATFAKSMAGIGAFFAGDKDVIQFLQYNMRSQMFAKSLPMAMVKGALKRLDMLRTMPELKAKLWENTNALQSGLRNAGFDLGTTQTCITPVFLKGEIPEAMAMVNDLRENHGIFCSIVVYPVIPKGLIILRLIPTATHTQEDIDETITAFSAIREKLEDGTYKKIAASLV; this is translated from the coding sequence ATGGCGGTAGATTTATTCGATAGAATCATAAAAGACAAAGGTCCCTTAGGAAAATGGGCAGAACAAGCAGAAGGATATTATGTTTTTCCTAAGTTAGAAGGTCCAATTTCTAATAGAATGTCTTTCAATGGGAAAAAAGTAGTTACTTGGAGTATTAACGATTACTTAGGGTTGGCAAATCATCCAGAAGTTTTAAAGGTTGATGGAGCAGCTGCAGCAGCACATGGTATGGCTTATCCAATGGGAGCTAGAATGATGTCTGGACACACAAAGTTTCATGAACAATTAGAAGTTGAATGTGCAGAATTTGTAGAAAAAGAAGCTTCCTATTTGGTGAATTTTGGTTACCAAGGTATGGTTTCTGCAATAGACGCATTAGTATCTAAAGACGATATTATAGTGTATGATATGGATACACATGCTTGTATAATAGATGGTGTTCGTTTACATGCAGGAAAGCGTTTTGTTTATCGTCATAACGATATGGAAAGTTTCGAAAAAAACATAAAACGTGCTGCAAGAATGGCAGAAAAAACTGGAGGTGGAATTTTAGTTATTTCTGAAGGAGTTTTTGGAATGCGTGGAGAACAAGGTCGTTTAAAAGAGATTGTTGCTTTTAAAAAAGAATATAACTTTAGACTTTTAGTAGATGATGCTCATGGTTTTGGAACATTAGGTAAAGATGGTAAAGGAACAGGAGTAGAACAAGGTGTTCAAGAAGAAATAGATGTGTATTTTGCAACGTTTGCAAAATCTATGGCAGGTATTGGAGCTTTCTTTGCTGGTGATAAAGATGTAATTCAGTTTTTACAATACAACATGCGTTCTCAAATGTTTGCTAAGTCATTACCAATGGCAATGGTAAAAGGAGCGTTAAAACGTTTAGATATGTTGCGAACAATGCCCGAATTAAAAGCAAAGTTGTGGGAAAATACAAATGCTTTACAATCTGGTCTACGTAATGCTGGTTTCGATTTAGGTACAACACAAACTTGTATTACTCCAGTATTTTTAAAAGGAGAAATTCCTGAAGCAATGGCAATGGTAAACGATTTACGTGAAAACCACGGAATTTTCTGTTCTATTGTTGTGTACCCAGTAATACCAAAAGGTTTAATTATTTTAAGATTAATACCAACAGCCACTCATACACAAGAAGATATAGACGAAACTATTACTGCTTTTTCTGCAATTAGAGAAAAATTAGAAGATGGAACGTATAAAAAGATTGCAGCTTCATTGGTGTAG
- a CDS encoding AsmA-like C-terminal region-containing protein: protein MKTEKAKKSTAKKIIKWVAITLLVLLIGLVSIPFLFKDKIVQMVANTVNNNINAEVTFKETDLSLFRNFPSASLTINDIAVINKEPFLGDTLFNSKKLNLNLNITELFKSADETLEIKSISAENGAVNIIFNKDNIGNYDIALKNEATPNASTENSLSLNIQEYELENMSFNYMDENSQMKMSLDSFYHTGKGNFAKDILDLDTETTAKLSFDMENVNYFKNVAVKLDAVLGIDIKNLKYTFKENTGYINQLPLEFDGFIQLVDDNQLYDITFKTPTSSFKNLLALVPKQYSGNLASVTTEGNFDLNGTVKGTYSKTTIPKLDISFISKNAMFKYADLPKAVQNINLDANIINKTGLVKDTYVAINNTSFKIDKDVFNASGNISNITENANINLKANGTINLANISKVYPVKLENELEGILKADVTTNFDMNSVDKGNYQNIKNKGNIAVSNFKYKGEDVANEFIIDKTSVTFNTNTIKLEEFKAKTGSSDIDISGNLENFYGYLFKDQQLKGNFTLNSNNLKVDDFLAKTEEKTASTETRALKIPAFLDVKLNAKATTVLYDNITLKNVVGNLLIKDEAVSLQNVSSNIFDGKIGFNGKVSTKGNKSNFTMDLKLQELNIAESFSQLEMLKAIAPIAESLEGKINSTIKVSGDLSEDMTPVLKSITGDLLGQLLNTKLKVANSKVLGAIGSKVDFLDVSKLNLNEASALFTFDNGEVSVKPFNLNYKDIGIQIGGKHGFDNSMNYDIVFNLPVKYLGTTVTNAIAKLTAKDADEIKTIPVNANLTGSFSSPNFSTNIKDATSNLMKTIVEKQKQNLVDKGKDKLLGLLGGNKDKPKDASKDSTKTKETPKEAVKDKVKDVLGGLFGKKKKDTVQKKN from the coding sequence ATGAAAACAGAAAAAGCAAAGAAATCTACAGCTAAAAAAATAATAAAATGGGTTGCAATAACGCTGTTAGTTTTACTAATTGGGTTGGTTTCAATTCCGTTTTTGTTTAAAGATAAAATTGTTCAAATGGTAGCAAATACTGTGAACAATAATATAAATGCCGAAGTTACTTTTAAAGAAACCGATTTAAGTTTGTTTCGAAACTTCCCATCAGCAAGTTTAACCATTAACGATATTGCTGTTATTAATAAAGAACCATTTCTTGGAGATACTTTATTCAATTCCAAGAAATTAAACCTTAATTTAAACATCACAGAACTTTTTAAAAGTGCTGATGAAACTTTAGAAATTAAAAGTATTTCTGCAGAAAATGGTGCTGTAAATATTATTTTCAACAAAGATAATATTGGGAATTACGATATTGCTTTAAAAAATGAAGCAACACCAAATGCCTCAACTGAAAATTCACTTTCTCTAAATATTCAGGAATATGAGTTGGAGAATATGAGTTTTAATTATATGGATGAGAATTCGCAAATGAAAATGAGTTTAGATAGCTTTTACCATACAGGAAAAGGAAATTTCGCAAAAGATATTTTAGATTTAGATACAGAAACCACTGCAAAATTGTCTTTTGACATGGAAAATGTAAATTACTTTAAAAATGTAGCTGTAAAATTAGATGCAGTTTTAGGAATCGATATAAAAAACTTAAAATATACATTCAAAGAAAACACAGGATATATCAATCAATTGCCTTTAGAATTTGATGGTTTTATTCAATTGGTGGATGATAATCAATTGTATGATATTACTTTTAAAACACCAACATCATCTTTTAAAAACTTGTTGGCTTTAGTTCCTAAACAATATTCAGGGAATTTAGCATCTGTAACCACAGAAGGTAATTTCGACTTAAATGGAACTGTAAAAGGTACGTATTCAAAAACTACAATCCCTAAATTAGATATTTCTTTTATCTCTAAAAATGCAATGTTTAAATATGCAGATTTACCAAAAGCGGTTCAGAATATTAATTTGGATGCGAATATTATCAATAAAACTGGACTTGTAAAAGACACGTATGTTGCTATAAATAATACGTCCTTTAAAATTGATAAAGATGTATTTAATGCAAGTGGAAATATTTCGAACATTACAGAAAATGCAAATATCAACTTAAAGGCAAATGGAACGATTAATTTGGCAAATATTAGCAAGGTATATCCTGTAAAACTTGAAAACGAGTTGGAAGGAATTTTAAAGGCAGATGTGACTACAAATTTCGATATGAATTCTGTTGACAAAGGAAATTATCAGAATATAAAAAACAAAGGAAATATTGCTGTTTCTAATTTTAAATATAAAGGTGAAGATGTTGCGAATGAGTTTATAATCGATAAAACCTCTGTAACTTTTAATACAAATACTATTAAATTAGAAGAATTTAAGGCAAAAACAGGTTCATCTGATATAGATATTTCTGGAAATTTAGAAAATTTCTATGGTTATTTGTTTAAAGATCAACAACTAAAAGGAAACTTCACTTTAAATTCTAATAATTTAAAAGTAGACGATTTTTTAGCTAAAACAGAAGAAAAAACAGCTTCTACAGAAACGAGAGCTTTAAAAATCCCTGCTTTTTTAGATGTGAAATTAAATGCAAAAGCTACAACTGTTTTGTATGATAACATCACTCTAAAAAATGTGGTTGGTAATTTATTGATAAAAGATGAAGCTGTAAGTCTACAAAATGTAAGTTCTAATATTTTTGATGGTAAAATCGGTTTCAATGGAAAAGTTTCTACCAAAGGAAACAAATCGAATTTTACGATGGATTTAAAACTGCAAGAATTAAATATTGCAGAATCTTTCTCTCAATTAGAAATGTTAAAAGCCATTGCTCCTATTGCAGAAAGTTTAGAAGGTAAAATAAATTCTACGATTAAAGTTTCTGGAGATTTATCGGAAGATATGACACCAGTTCTAAAATCGATAACTGGAGATTTATTAGGGCAATTATTAAACACAAAATTAAAAGTTGCAAATTCTAAAGTGCTAGGTGCCATTGGCTCTAAAGTAGATTTTTTAGATGTTAGTAAACTGAATTTAAATGAAGCAAGTGCACTTTTTACCTTTGATAATGGTGAAGTTTCTGTAAAACCTTTCAACCTTAATTATAAAGATATTGGCATTCAAATTGGAGGAAAACATGGTTTCGATAATTCTATGAATTACGATATTGTTTTTAATTTACCAGTAAAATATTTAGGAACCACAGTTACAAATGCCATTGCAAAATTAACGGCGAAAGATGCAGATGAAATTAAAACAATTCCAGTAAATGCCAATTTAACTGGTAGTTTTTCGAGTCCTAATTTCTCAACAAACATTAAAGATGCAACTTCCAATTTAATGAAAACAATTGTAGAGAAGCAAAAACAAAATTTAGTAGATAAAGGAAAAGACAAACTTTTAGGTTTATTAGGAGGAAATAAAGATAAACCCAAAGACGCCTCAAAAGACTCAACAAAAACCAAAGAAACACCAAAAGAGGCTGTAAAAGACAAAGTTAAAGATGTTTTAGGGGGTCTTTTTGGAAAGAAGAAAAAAGATACAGTTCAAAAGAAAAATTAA
- a CDS encoding YbaB/EbfC family nucleoid-associated protein, translating into MFGDISGMMGKLKEAQQKVEETKVRLNSVLVDESSSDGKVKVTLTANRQIKAISIDDSLLNDAEELEDYLILTLNKAIEKATQINENEMAVAAKAGMPNIPGMDMFK; encoded by the coding sequence ATGTTCGGAGATATTTCAGGAATGATGGGTAAATTAAAGGAAGCGCAACAAAAAGTTGAGGAGACTAAAGTAAGATTAAATTCGGTTTTGGTTGATGAAAGTTCTTCTGATGGAAAAGTAAAAGTAACTTTAACTGCAAACAGACAAATAAAAGCAATTTCTATTGACGATTCTTTGCTTAATGATGCTGAAGAATTAGAAGATTACTTAATTCTTACATTAAATAAAGCCATCGAAAAAGCAACACAAATTAACGAAAATGAAATGGCGGTTGCAGCAAAAGCTGGAATGCCAAATATTCCAGGAATGGATATGTTTAAGTAA
- a CDS encoding DUF5362 family protein, with amino-acid sequence MQNAITELEELTLNGASKSFLRETAKWTYFLSILGFIGLGLTVIFSFFAGTVFSNLPNMNEIPFDFGPVMTVTYLIIVAIYFFPILYLYKFSVNMKKALQSKSDDDLAVAFEKLKSHYKFVGVFAIIILSLYLLMFIIAMLGVAFGG; translated from the coding sequence ATGCAAAATGCGATTACAGAATTAGAAGAATTAACATTAAATGGAGCGTCTAAAAGTTTTTTAAGAGAAACTGCAAAATGGACATATTTCCTTTCTATTTTAGGGTTTATTGGTTTAGGTTTAACAGTTATATTTAGTTTTTTTGCTGGAACAGTTTTTAGTAACCTCCCAAATATGAATGAAATTCCTTTTGATTTTGGACCTGTAATGACGGTTACTTATTTAATTATTGTGGCTATTTACTTTTTTCCAATTCTCTATTTATATAAGTTCTCTGTGAACATGAAGAAAGCATTACAATCTAAATCTGATGATGATTTAGCTGTAGCTTTCGAAAAATTAAAGTCACATTATAAGTTTGTTGGAGTATTTGCGATTATAATTTTATCTCTATATTTATTAATGTTTATTATAGCAATGTTAGGTGTTGCATTTGGAGGATAA